The Oncorhynchus nerka isolate Pitt River linkage group LG13, Oner_Uvic_2.0, whole genome shotgun sequence sequence ACGtagtacgttcagaacagagagtaaaaggagcagatttctgggcacggtagaatatattaaaggcataatgtacagacaaaggtatagtaggatgtgaatacagtgggggtaaacctgTGCATATAGTGATAATGAacgagatattgtctctagaaatagcatttaaaccaggtgatgtcactgcgtgtgtggggggtggaactAAATTGTTAGCCGAGGGAGGTTGAGCagtgctagaggctctacagggAAGTTAAACAATAGTTGCAAACCAAAACAGCAATCAACACGGCATGGTGACGTTAGGGAAAGGCATGCATAGCCAGGTGATCATACAAGTCCAGTGCGTGGCTTCAAGCAGCTAGCGGCACGGGGCTAGCAGGCTAACAGAAACGGACGGATCAGCAGGGTTCCGTGTGGTAATCcgggccaattggcaaaatatgtTTAGTGGCCGAAGAAATATGTCTGAAGAGCCTCTTAAATCAGCAGTCCAATGTGCTTAAGATAGCTAGCAGGCCGCAGATTAGCGGCTGTGCGTTCAGGGGTCGTTAGCTGCTATAATTCcaggtgaaaaaaataataataatcataataaaaatgtttaaaaataaataaaataaaaataggttcagagcttgcggtaggaatccggagatatcGAGAAGAATAAGTCAGACAAGCTCTGGTTTGAGTCACGCTGTACAGACTGGCGAGAGTTGTCCGGGATAAaggtagctgatgaccgctagcaaagGATAGCTGACTGCTAGCTAGTGGCTTCGGAATGTATTCGATGGGCCTCGTAAGCCAACAGTCCGttgtgctctagacagctagcattCAGGGGACGTTAGCTGCGAAGGTTGGAAGGTGAGAAGGCTCAGAACTTGCGATAGGAAtccagggatatggagagaaaaaaaataggCTGAATCGCGTTGtacaaactggcgagagctttcctagctaaggttagctgatgaccgttaGCTggcaagttagctggctagtttaTGTTGGAGAGATTCCAGTAAGAGGCAAAGAAAAATATGTTAGAGAAAAAGCAggtccacaccacattgggtgctacgccatcttggatattaGGTGAGTATTGTGGActtactacaatgttgttgatccattcacagttttctcctatcacagctttTAAACTCAAACTGTTTAAAAgtaaccattggcctcatggtgaaatccctgagcggtttcgttcctctccagcaactgagttaggaaagacgcctgtatttttgtagtgactgggtgtattgatacaccattcaaagtgtaattaataacttcaccatgaccaaagggatattcaatgtctgcttttacattttttacccatctaccaataggtaccctttttgagaggcattggaaaacctccctggtctttgttgttgaatctgtgtttgaaattcactgctcgactgagggaccttgcatgtgtggggtacagagatgagttaGTCAATCAAAGatcatattaaacactattattgcacacagagtgagtccatgcaacttattacgtgacttgttaagcacattttttactcatgaacttatttaggcttgtcataacaaaggggttgaatacttattgactcaagacattttcagcttttcattttattataataaaaaattataaaaaattaaaaacataattacactttgacattaaggggtattgtgtgtaggccagtgacaaaaaaaatctcAATCTAATAATTTTTACAttcgggctgtaacacaacaaaatttggaaaaaagtcaaggggtgtgaatactctctgaatgcACTGTTTGACCTCTTGACCTTCTCCATTCTCTATGAGGATATTTCCAGGGTGTTCTGCAGGGTTACTCAAATTCACTGTCACTTTATTGGGGATATAGTATAGGATTGTGTTCAGGCTTATCAATCACAGCTTGGGCTGCACCAACTGAGAGTAAAATCCTCCTTCACAAAAGGTATAttatagtcatttagcagatgctcttatctagAGCAACTTCAAGAAGTGAGTGTATACATATTTGtttgtactggtcccccgtgggaactgaacacacaaccctggtgttgaaagtgccatgctctaccaactgagccacacaggacaatAAATTGACGGTCAGGTAAGGTTATTGTGTGCTGGGTCAAGTTATTGTGAGTTTTACAATGGTTATCAATATATAATGTTTATGGACATTAAAAACAATGCAAAAAATAATTGCAAAGTACCAAGAGGCCTGATCAGCAGGCCTAAAATGAGTTCTCCCAtgttatctaatcaagatatatgtgttttatttttcatgacttttttttttacaaatgttagaatttaTCTTCCgctttgacattagagtattttgaGTACTGTAGATTGTTGACCGAAGAATGacaaatcaattttaatcccactttgtaacacaataaaatgtggaaacaCTCAAGGGTCgcgaataccttctgaaggcacaaTAGCTACATTACTTAGTAGAAGGAATATATAtccaaactgaatttggtaaaaagggcttttatgtactctgcgccatcgtcttggaacaccttacaaaatacttttaaactggaagaacttgtcccgattggtgtttttaaatcactgatgaaggattttgaggctgattccctgacctgcaaatgtttttaatttgctgttttatactcttgtgaattcaatggtttttactagattacttgtagtttttcatgttgtctgtctgtaatttttttgtaatgacttggtgctgcctatcttggccagggcgctcttgaaaaaaGAGATTTTactctcaatgagcccttcctggttaaataaaggttaaagaatAGAAAATATCTAgccaggtttttaaaaatgtttactttttttatttcacctttatttaaccaggtaggctagttgagaacaagttctcatttacaattgcgacctggccaagataaagcgtagcaattcgacacatacaacaacacagagttacacatggaataaacaaaacatacagtcaattatacagtagaacaaaataaaacaaaaagtctatatacagtgagtgcaaatgaggtaagttaaggaaataaataggccatggtggcgaagtaattacaatatagcaattaaacactggaatggtaggtcggcagaagatgaatgtgcaggtagagatactggggtgcaaaggagcaaaataaatgaataaataccagtatggggatgaggtaggtggatagatgggctgtttacagatgggctatgtacaggtgcagtgatctgtaaactgctctgacagctggtgcttaaagctagtgagggagatgtgagtctccagcttcagagatttttgcaattcgttccagtcatgggcagcagagaactgaaaggaaagacgaccaaatgaggaattggctttgggggtgaccagtgagacatacctgctggagcgcgtgctacgagtgggtgctgctatggtgaccagtgagctgagataaggcggggctttacctagcagagacttgtagataacctgtagccagtgggtttggcgacgagtatgaaggtGCGGAGGGCTTCTGTCCTGCATGGATTCTAAGCACCAGAAGACTGCTTATACAGGATATAACATGGAAGACTGATACGTGTTTTTTTAAAGCAAGGTTTGACTCCAAACCAGTCCTATCATGCCTAAGCATGCTATTTCTCCTGTCATCCCTCTGTAGGTTGTCATTGCTCATGTTCCAGTGGGTTACTTGCCCTATGCCAGGAACACCAAGGCCGTCAGAGAACTCTACAGTGAGAGACTTGTGAAGATAATTCGCAACTACAGGGAGATCATCTCAGGGCATTTTTATGGCCACACTCACAGAGACAGCATAATGTTCTTGCAGGATCAGCAAGGTGAGTCACTGGATAGCGTCAAGGCTCTGCGTTGGAGAAGTGACTGTCATCAAGGAGTAACTAGTATTGATTAACTTATAGTATTGATAGCATTCGATAGTATTCCATAGATCATATGCTGTTAACTTAATCATAGACTCTTTTGTAAAAGTACATTTTTTGTCTGGTAAGTGCCTGGGTCAGGATGAGGTTTGGACATTATTTGTATCTGTCATCAAATTCTGAACTCTACTTCCTACATACAGTATCATTGTGTGAACGAGGCATCATACGCTAAGTGACCTTTTGTACCTTTCCAACTATAATGACGCGTTTAGATCGTGTTCATCTCCACCTCAAATTACTCAGACAATCGACATCCACCAATGTGACCCATTCACCTCCTGTGGGTTCAGTGTTATCCTGACTGTCAGTGTTGGCTAGAATCCCCACAGCCACAAAAATGCTTGTTTGCATAATTAGCTAGCTTAATGCAATGGAGGAGGAACTAAGGAATGAATGCCTTTAGCCATGTATTTATTTACCCAAATTATCATTTGTTTGCTTTGAAGGGGAGCCGGTTAGTTCCCTGTTTGTCACACCGGCTGTTACTCCAATCAAAAAGGCAGAAGAGCCGTACTCCAACAATAGAGCCTTCCACATGTAGCATTATGACCCATAGGACTACGGGCTGCTGGTAAGTAGGGAACTCAGTTAACTTGTGAACCACCATTATCCAGGGGTTTGGGACAATCTACTTTCATTTGGAAATATCCATTCATGGTGTATTATCCTCCTCATGTCTAACATTAACCCTCTCAAGGTGATGTAGTTAAGCTGAACTTATTTCATGATTACCATGCAGAGGCTGATTTCAATTCTGCTTTGTCACTTTCCCTCCGATTATTTTCATAAGGTCAGCACTGATCTGTCCTTGGCTTGGTTTAATAAAGTACAGTTTCAACAGAGCAATCCCACTGTGATTCTCGCTCATACAGCATAGAGCTCAGACTAGCTTACATGTGATTTCAGCATGCCCCAAAGACGGGAGCTCAAACATGTAACCGCCACAGTCGACAGTGGGGAGGGCCCAGCCTTTGAAAATCACTGTTAGACTCTTTGTAGCTCTACTTCCTGGGGTAATCTGTTAAGAAAAGCAATGTGGAAAATAAGAACGAATCAGAAACATCTTGACAACACTTTTTCAAACGGGGCGCATTCAGTCTCAACAGCTTAACAAATCCCTagaccagggttccccaactgtcGGTCATTTTggggggagggagcgaggggattttcattgttggacataaaagactgtaaaaagcCCTGGAAATCAGCTCCAAATGATTATACATTTTGGAAGTCTATTCCCTAGTATttccacgcataatagagaggagaaacacttGATCTATATAAATACAAGCAAGGTGGAAAAtcattatgttttagtcaaatattatattggtttgggcttcttgctgtcaatttgctgcctacaaatgatttgtaattatgttccagcccccctaccatccgctcaagaaaaaatcggcccgcagctgaatctagttgatgatccctgccctAGACCCACAGCAATGCTGTTCCTTCATGATTAATGTTGCTGTCATTCATAACAAATCTAATTATAATCAAGGTACTCTCTCAGAGCAAGGTTTTTTACATGGCTTTTCATGGTTTTGAAATagtatttttctctctctgaaGGATATTTGGCAGTACTACTTGAATCTCATCGAAGCAAACCAAGAAATAAGATCTGACTGGAAACTTGAATACGTAATCACTGAACCACTTGGATGAAAGGATATTCAACCACACAGCTTGTTTCAACTTGCCCTGAGTTTTGAGTTGGGGCAAAGTGAAACGTTTCAGAAGTATTTTTGCCATTTTATGGTGAGCTATGATGATACCATTGTGTGTGATGGGGCCTGCAAGCTGACTCAGGTCTTTGCGGTGCAGTCCTTGGACTATACCTCCTATATCAAAGATATTGAAAAGGGACACTAAAACAGGGATATTTTTATTGTGAACTACTGTAATGTAAAAACTCAGGGATTTTATTAATGCTGTACagatatttcatatttttttaccattatttaactaggcaagtcagttaagaacaaattcttatttttaatgacagcCTTGagtcagtgggttaactgcctgttcaggggaagaacaacagatttgtaccttgtcagctcaggggtttgaacttgcactcttccagttactagtccaacagctctaaccagtaggctaccctgccgccccaatatgtTTTCACATGACCATGAAAtataaatgtataatgtaataCTTTCAATTTAATGGTGAAAATTTAAGCATCTCTGAGGTCGAAATAAGGACACGATACCAGATGAGAATGTTGATGATTATATAATCGCAAAAGGCCAAATATTGTGTCCAACTTTTTTTGGACATGTTGAAATCAAAGAGAAATCAATCGCTAACTGCTAAGTACACTGTATGGTTATTGCTTTTAAAATGTCTGACAGTTATTGAATAAACTGTAAACTGTGAATTGCTTTGCTTGCAGTATAAAGCAAATGGCCTCTAAGTGGTACTGTTGCACAAAAGGGGAGGGCATTCAtgagaaaaacattttaaaaaattaaaaaatcaatGCACTTGTTTTATTTCCCCAAAATTAAAGATGGCACGACAATTTTCTCAGCATTTTGTAAGTTGTGATATTTTTTTCTCTGAGACACCATCAGTTTCTCATGTGCAGAGATCAAACTCTCTGGATCAAAGTGGCCCTAGTTTGGAGATTGTTTTCCCAGCTGTCATGCTACAGTTATCCTCTTCAcctgctccccagtcccctctataGCTGTACTGTGAGAGAGGTTAACTCATGACCTCGCTGGAGAAAATGAAAAGCTAGCAAATGCCACACTAGACCAAACTGCTCTGCGGGGGCGGGGGGATCAGACAGCCCCAACCCTAttcaaccctctcctcctctccccttgttccccacttctctccccctctccccacagtCCAGAAGGACTATCTGCCCTTGCCTTTTGGATTTGGGGACGAAATCTTTTCACTCATATGCCCTCAACTGGGTTTAACATTAGCATTCAGGGGCTGAGAGAGTCTGGGAGAGTCACAATGCCTGGTGGAAGGGACTGTGGAAATGAGGTTAGTGGTTGGCATGGTGATAAAGACGACTCCGGGGTAACTGCAGCAGAACTCTGGCAGGCCTCACTAATGACTCTGTGATGCACTAATAAGCGTGAATCACTGGACTGCCAGTCAGATGGGCTGGTTCCCCTCAAAGGACCAGCCACTgatggagcgagcgagagagagatgggtcaaTATTTGCCCTGTCGATGTGACTCTGTTTGAGACTAGAATGGGTCTCTTGCTCTTCAGTCTTCACTACCCGCAAGCCTCCCTGAGTTGTCCTGGGTTCAGGCCAGGCTTTAAACAACAGTATAAATCTAGCAGGAGACTGTGATCCTCCTGCAGTGGGAAGAAAAAGTGAATGCCTGGATTGGCCTCCTCCACACCACTTCTTATAcatggccttcagaaagtattcaccccacttgatcttttcaacattttgttgttacaatgtgggattaaaattgattaaaaaaaaataattgtcaatgaactacacaaaatactccaatgtcaaagtggaagaaaaattctaacatttgtaaaaaacaaaacaattgttttgttttttaaacctATCTTGATTACGTAGGTATTCAACCCCCTATGTCAATACATGTCAGTAACacgtttggcagcaattacagctgtgagtcttttgggGTAAGTCTCTTAAAAgcattccacacctggattgtgcaacatttgcccattattctttaaaaaaaaattcaagctctgtcaagttggttgttgataattgctaaacagccattttcaagtcttggcaAACgtttttcaagacgatttaagtcaaaactgtaactaggccactcagaaaTATTTCATGTCGACTTGGTAATCAACTTCAGTGtatgtttggccttgtgttttaggttgttgtcctgctgaaaggtgaatttgtctcccagtgtctgttggaaagcagacagaaccaggttttcccctaggattttgcctgtgcttagctctattccataaATTGTTTCCCCTaacaaactccctagtccttgctgatgacaagaaTACCCACTCTATCAAttgggttagtattgtggagtaactacaatgctgttgatccatcctcagttttctcctatcacagccattcaactctgtaactgttttaaagtcaccattgggctcatggtgaaatccctgagcggttccTTCCTCTCcaacaactgagttaggaaggacgcctgtatctttttaagtgactgggtgtattgatacaccatccaaagtgtaattaataacttcaccatgctccatgatattcaatgtctgctttttatttttacccatctacctattggttctcttcctctgtaaggtccctcagtcaagcagtgaatttcaaacacagattcaaccacaaagaccagggaggttttccaatgattggaaaacctccctggtctttgtggttgaatctgtgtttgaaattcactgcttgactgagggaccttacagataattgtatgtgtggggtacatacagagattaggtagtcattcaaaaatcatgttaaacactattattgtacaaagAGTGAGTCTATATAtgttattatgtgacttgttaagtcaatttctactcctgaacttatttaggattgccataataaaggggttgaaaaataaacagaattctgctttgacattatgaggtattgtgtgtaggccagtgacaacaaaATAAATCTCAATTTAGTTatttttcaattcaggctgtaacccaacaatacgtggaaaaagtcaaggggtgtgaattatTTCGGAAGGCACTGTAGACCCTCTGAAATATGTTTTGGGTAGGGTGGAActgagatgagagagggatgtggCAAAGCCCATTAAAGACACTTTCCTAAATATCAGCAGTATTCTAGGCATCTTATGAGAAGCAAGGCACATTTTCTCAGAGAGACACCAAGCCTCTACATTTCAAACCAATAATCCACACAGACAATAATGACAGAAGGCCAAGCTCTTAAGCCGTAGTGGACTTAATGCCATTATATACCCCCTTTGCCCTTTTGTATCGCCTCACAGAGTGAACTAGGGCAATACTAAGAACTCAACAGCCTGCCTTGCTTATGTAATGGAGAGTATTGCTATATGTCTTTGTGATATCAGTGATCTATGTTTTAAAGATGTAAAAACTCAGAACACAAGCTCGACATGTCCATGTTTCACTGTCTGAATAGGATTTTGTTGAATTCCTTTTATCTGTACTGAACTGTAGCCAATTAAGTGGGCAATACGGCACGGCCAATGCTGTCACGTATGCTTAGGCCCTCTATGCTTCCTGAAAACCTTAAGAGCTGTAGTTATGAGGTCAATGTGAGGGACCCCAGTAGGTCAAGTCTACGCTAAACACCGGGCCTCATTATGGTCAAGCAGACTGTGATCAGTCGCCGCTCCTCACAGCGCTTTTGTTcctgctggctgggctgatgcCGCAAAACACTCAATCTGTGGATTACTGTCAAGATTCTGTAACTGGGCAGGCCCCTGGGGAACTGGAATCTGTGGAATAGGACTGTTAAATTCAAGGGATGGCGGCAgagcagagaacacacacacacacggcacagcAAAAGTAGAGATTACAATGTCTTACTTTGATCAGGGAGGCTTTTATTCAACATGGAGAGCAAGGACACGATGTTAGTTAATAAGGGAGTGATACCTAGTCTTACTATCCCTAAACTTAGAGCATCTGTTCAGTTACTTGGATTATCCGAGTCATATCCAAAGGCTCTGTTTAAAACGTTTTTAACAGCCAAACATcctcttttacatttacatttcatttacatttaagtcatttagcagacgctcttatccagagcgacttacaaatttacGTCTCTTAAATTACTTCACCGTGCCCACACAGTCTTTCCGTCTATGGCCATGGTGTTATGTGTTAGAGGCAGCTGTGCAATGTTTTGTTGTCCCGTTTATCTTGGCTGTGTCTCTAAGACACTACAGGGTTGCGTTGTTCAGGAAAAGAGGGGCAGTAACCAGTAATGAACGTGTTCAGACATTAAAAAGGGTCCTTTAGCTCAGATGGTAGAGCATGACACTTGTAATGCTAGGAGAGTGGGTTTGACTCCTGGGACAACCCCTACGTAAAATGTTTGCAAGcctgactgtaagtcactttagataaaagcatctgctaaatggcatatgaattatatatacatgtgtgtgtgtatatatatatacacaataccagtcaaaagtttggacacacatactcattcaagtggcattctctcaaccagcttcatgaggttggctgcttttccttcactctgcggtccaactcatcccaaaccatctcaattgggttgaggtcgggtgattgtggaggccaggtcatctgatgcagcactccatcactctccttctttgtcaaatgggccttacacagcctggaggtgtgttttgggtcattgtcctgttgaaaaacaaatgatagttccactaagcgcaaaacagatgggatggcatatcgatGCAgcttgctgtggtagccatgctggttaagtgtgccttgaattctaaacacggcggttggaaccaaaaatctcaaatttggactcatcagaccaaagaacagatttccaccgctctaatgtccatttcttgtgtttcttggcccaagcaagtctcttcttcttattggtgtcttttagtagtggtttctttggagcaattcgaccatgaaggcctgattcacacagtttcctctgagcagttgatgttgagatgtgtctgttacttgaactctgtgaagcatttatttgagctgcagtCTGTGGTGCAGTTACTTGACAATTTCTGAAGCTTGTAACTctcatgaacttatcctctgcagcagaggtaactctgggtcttccattcctgtggctgtcctcatgagagccagtttcatcatagtgcttgatggtttttgcgactgcacttgaataaactttgaAAGTTCatgaaattttccgcattgactgatcttcatgtcttaaattaatgatggactgtcatttctctttgcttatttgag is a genomic window containing:
- the smpdl3a gene encoding LOW QUALITY PROTEIN: acid sphingomyelinase-like phosphodiesterase 3a (The sequence of the model RefSeq protein was modified relative to this genomic sequence to represent the inferred CDS: substituted 3 bases at 3 genomic stop codons) → MGELSTDVLIQVISNMTQTIREFLLDMPVYPALGNHDYCPQVVIAHVPVGYLPYARNTKAVRELYSERLVKIIRNYREIISGHFYGHTHRDSIMFLQDQQGEPVSSLFVTPAVTPIKKAEEPYSNNRAFHMXHYDPXDYGLLDIWQYYLNLIEANQEIRSDWKLEYVITEPLGXKDIQPHSLFQLALSFELGQSETFQKYFCHFMVSYDDTIVCDGACKLTQVFAVQSLDYTSYIKDIEKGH